The Verrucomicrobiia bacterium genome includes a region encoding these proteins:
- a CDS encoding LAGLIDADG family homing endonuclease: protein MLYPNKSHRKTTLTPQLNEDLAELLGIIAGDGAIHSPWQLTISLNAVRDLAYCVYIQNLIARLFGIESKVFKRKHENCIVIVTSSSNVVEYLIRAGAVRGDKVRNTLQLPAWIFFEAAYERAYARGLLDTDGCLFVHRHSIKGRQYRNIGLCFSNYSHPLIHGFAEILHRCGIPAKISRSGKLVYVYKRQGVEDYLSLIGSHNPRITSVFQNWRDA from the coding sequence ATGCTCTATCCCAACAAAAGCCACCGCAAAACTACGCTTACTCCTCAACTCAATGAGGACTTGGCAGAGCTCTTAGGGATAATCGCCGGTGATGGTGCGATACATTCGCCCTGGCAACTCACAATTAGCCTAAATGCCGTACGTGACCTCGCCTATTGCGTATATATCCAGAACCTTATCGCACGGCTTTTTGGAATTGAAAGCAAGGTTTTTAAAAGGAAACATGAGAACTGCATAGTAATCGTTACTTCTAGCTCAAATGTTGTGGAATACCTTATCAGGGCAGGTGCAGTACGGGGTGACAAGGTTAGGAATACACTTCAACTCCCTGCCTGGATATTCTTCGAGGCGGCTTATGAGCGCGCTTATGCCCGTGGCCTTCTTGATACAGACGGATGCCTCTTTGTTCACCGACACTCTATAAAAGGTAGGCAGTATCGAAATATTGGGCTCTGTTTTAGCAACTATTCACACCCACTCATCCACGGGTTTGCTGAAATACTGCACAGATGTGGAATTCCTGCTAAAATAAGCCGCAGTGGAAAACTGGTTTATGTCTATAAGCGCCAAGGAGTAGAGGACTACCTCAGCCTAATCGGCTCACATAACCCAAGAATTACCTCAGTATTCCAGAACTGGAGAGATGCCTGA
- a CDS encoding ATP-binding protein: MNEDSMEGGFSEAGFESGTMLGIISRIYPRPILALLEAIQNAVDSKAKEIRVVVNLKERTYTVEDNGMGMSREQFEIKIKKIGRSEKSQAPDENYGRYGLGLISFYGKFVEYTLTSTSKDMKSKVGWEGYTTHDIAQMTEKDGKLVVPWRPRPDLVKNIPSWNTQVTVSNPAMRNARLIVSLGDLAEEVASRYGERIQANGAKVTIVLIPQTGRPQTRIIDSAPTFKGKALKLIRETLPDCGLISGQLFFREDKGGSVYLKPGGGLNRLPFNTALKAQFTEMGFRKEALADISSGWFDGEISCAGLEMDPDRQHLTENDALLEFAVWLDAYHKDCLDQFTRELQEDAESRLDKSLLSQIAQELKGITHEFFTDMISSITMGGAVPQRNRPIPEKAETVDGNVTPTERRMVSRPEIRDQRPVPPKKEAGEGGGFSIDVVDDASQAREFSRNHPSIRLCLDVLRGSGAHFKWEPEYSLLILNKRHPDYTARKGEPDRKREYLQTIISIALPLRYVSEDAEGYSLMREALVKLGLLQLAARQAPRPPFGRKK; the protein is encoded by the coding sequence TTGAACGAAGATAGCATGGAAGGTGGGTTTTCTGAGGCAGGGTTTGAGTCTGGGACAATGCTGGGGATCATCTCCCGCATCTACCCGCGCCCAATCCTAGCGCTGCTCGAGGCAATTCAAAACGCCGTTGATTCCAAAGCAAAGGAAATCCGCGTCGTGGTGAACCTCAAGGAGCGCACCTACACCGTTGAAGACAACGGCATGGGCATGTCTCGCGAGCAGTTCGAGATCAAGATCAAGAAGATCGGCAGGTCCGAGAAGTCCCAAGCCCCTGACGAGAACTACGGCAGGTACGGGCTTGGTCTCATCAGCTTCTACGGAAAGTTTGTGGAATACACGCTTACCTCCACTTCGAAAGATATGAAGAGTAAGGTGGGTTGGGAGGGTTACACCACCCACGACATTGCACAGATGACCGAGAAGGACGGAAAGCTGGTTGTTCCGTGGAGGCCCCGACCAGACCTGGTAAAGAATATTCCCTCGTGGAATACCCAGGTTACCGTCAGCAACCCCGCCATGAGGAACGCCAGGCTGATCGTTTCGCTTGGCGACCTCGCGGAGGAAGTTGCGAGCCGATACGGCGAGCGCATTCAGGCCAACGGGGCGAAAGTCACCATTGTCCTGATACCGCAGACCGGCCGGCCTCAGACCCGCATCATCGATAGCGCCCCAACCTTCAAGGGGAAGGCGCTGAAGTTGATTCGGGAAACCCTGCCTGATTGTGGTTTGATCAGCGGCCAGCTCTTTTTCCGAGAGGATAAGGGCGGGTCCGTCTACCTCAAGCCAGGTGGCGGCCTGAACCGGTTACCCTTCAACACGGCGCTTAAGGCGCAGTTCACGGAGATGGGTTTCCGGAAGGAGGCCTTGGCGGACATCTCAAGTGGGTGGTTCGACGGGGAAATCAGCTGCGCTGGGCTAGAAATGGACCCAGACCGGCAGCATCTCACCGAAAACGACGCACTGCTGGAGTTCGCAGTCTGGTTGGACGCCTATCACAAGGATTGTCTTGACCAGTTTACGCGCGAACTGCAGGAAGATGCGGAAAGCCGGCTCGACAAGAGCCTGCTCTCTCAAATCGCTCAAGAACTGAAGGGTATCACCCACGAGTTCTTCACCGACATGATCAGCTCCATCACGATGGGTGGTGCGGTGCCCCAGCGGAACCGGCCAATTCCTGAAAAGGCGGAAACCGTTGACGGCAACGTTACACCTACCGAAAGGAGGATGGTCAGCCGGCCGGAGATCAGGGATCAACGCCCTGTGCCTCCCAAGAAGGAAGCGGGTGAAGGTGGTGGCTTCAGCATCGACGTGGTGGATGACGCGAGCCAAGCTCGAGAATTCTCCCGCAACCACCCCTCAATCCGCCTCTGCTTGGATGTCCTGCGAGGCAGCGGCGCCCACTTCAAGTGGGAGCCTGAGTACTCGTTGCTCATCCTGAACAAGCGTCACCCGGACTACACTGCGCGCAAAGGCGAACCTGACCGTAAGAGGGAATACCTTCAGACGATCATCAGCATCGCGTTGCCGCTGCGGTACGTATCGGAAGATGCGGAGGGCTATAGCCTGATGCGTGAAGCACTGGTTAAGCTCGGCTTGCTCCAGCTTGCCGCACGGCAAGCCCCGCGACCGCCTTTTGGTCGCAAAAAGTAG
- a CDS encoding rhodanese-like domain-containing protein, whose amino-acid sequence MPALKTAVTPLRVTSLLLAALFLNLAHSTAAHAIPPPDIIFSAVSNLGIVFSFVTAFLVGVYTSLHMYLGTLLHTVKGRVILSTSFVLLCTGITFGIHSYQVWQQEKAYAEWVAQSSQVEAIEVEEESPSPSPSPSTTPSPEDTSFFESQRQLPLSVSNLEFSDILATKTPFVLDAREDEEHRYGSFPGSTHIRFADIKAGAWQQLPKDRAVYVLCWSGIRGKEVAEFLFFHNIAARYLEKGADGWVSSGGTWNGEIKFEKAHPEERFRLVLTTDQLESALKDEVVIVDSRPKATYTKWHIPGSVSLPIIYTPTSEMSQAFAQIPLGSKVITVCDDFVSCFDARLVGLKAEEDRQATFLGRYAKPWEYRAQHP is encoded by the coding sequence ATGCCTGCACTGAAAACCGCCGTCACACCCCTCCGGGTTACCTCCCTCCTCCTGGCGGCGCTTTTTCTTAACTTGGCACACAGCACCGCGGCACACGCCATTCCCCCGCCGGACATCATCTTTTCCGCCGTCAGCAACCTTGGGATTGTCTTTTCCTTTGTTACAGCCTTCCTGGTAGGTGTATATACTTCGCTGCACATGTATTTAGGGACACTCCTCCATACGGTCAAGGGAAGGGTTATCCTTAGTACTTCTTTTGTCCTCCTCTGCACAGGGATCACCTTTGGTATCCATTCCTACCAGGTTTGGCAGCAAGAGAAGGCCTATGCAGAATGGGTCGCGCAAAGCAGCCAAGTTGAAGCTATAGAAGTTGAGGAAGAAAGCCCGTCACCCTCCCCATCCCCATCCACTACACCCTCACCCGAAGACACTTCTTTCTTTGAGAGCCAACGGCAGCTTCCCCTTTCAGTATCAAACTTGGAGTTCAGCGATATCTTAGCCACCAAGACACCCTTTGTCCTTGATGCACGGGAAGATGAGGAGCACCGCTATGGAAGCTTCCCCGGCAGCACCCATATTCGTTTTGCGGATATTAAAGCGGGAGCCTGGCAGCAACTTCCCAAGGACCGGGCGGTGTATGTACTGTGCTGGTCTGGAATCCGCGGCAAGGAAGTGGCGGAATTTCTCTTTTTCCACAACATTGCGGCTCGCTACCTGGAAAAAGGTGCGGATGGCTGGGTGAGCTCTGGTGGAACCTGGAATGGTGAAATTAAATTTGAAAAAGCACATCCAGAGGAGCGCTTCCGGCTTGTCCTTACTACTGACCAGTTGGAATCTGCACTGAAAGATGAGGTAGTCATTGTGGACAGCCGTCCAAAAGCCACCTATACCAAGTGGCACATCCCCGGTAGCGTGAGCCTTCCCATTATTTACACGCCAACCAGCGAGATGTCACAGGCCTTCGCCCAAATCCCCCTTGGGAGTAAGGTCATAACCGTTTGCGACGATTTTGTAAGCTGCTTTGATGCCCGCCTGGTAGGCTTGAAAGCAGAAGAAGACCGCCAGGCGACGTTCTTGGGCCGTTACGCTAAACCCTGGGAGTACCGTGCCCAGCATCCCTAA
- a CDS encoding PEP/pyruvate-binding domain-containing protein, giving the protein MPSIPNIFTPEQCLDNPKLVGGKALHLAEMQVKQLLPVPPFVVLPTLTAQKIVGSELTYQEIAQEVVSLLVAKRYAVRSSALLEDTGTSAMAGQFSTLLGVTAADLPSAIERVLSHAVTKTGDPALCAVVIQTFVPATYSGVLFTRNPEGGREAVVEYVAGAGEDLVSGRKQPERVSHTWNQAPPQHPSWLPGLLTIAKSVEDTYGDPQDIEWCVLKNKLHILQSRPVTTCGKEVFEAHLFLDRATPSTPFTYEQTEVAEVAPRPTPFTLSLLKKIYAPQGPVEKTYQAVGVTYASHDFLRTVGNQLYVDREVEKKCFFPSRGFTASRIAAKNRRALQKLKPQDPLLLRKELEDVVTEVLQTNDPRGTIDTFLRAYASLFRINLTAQTALGKLEAAGKPIKKSLSELLEIPGHIPVPPLPEHFLRDLKGNSLEVTDESPFQVLPRRNQVAPGWFSALPTWKQAYVQPYADTAQAYLELRELVRQCTICLVNHLRKTLYPLDPFVTVEEHLSGQRVNSGTNKKAWEAGNKFTFPSLISSYHNEKRESLGISPGTVSDLAVQREGLPTTGKAILVTALLTPDIVDLFPHISGIIAETGGLLSHLAIMAREAGIPVVSNVRNSTRFIGKKVTVNGSDGTVIIHE; this is encoded by the coding sequence GTGCCCAGCATCCCTAATATTTTTACCCCGGAGCAATGCCTGGATAACCCCAAGCTCGTTGGCGGCAAGGCGCTACACTTGGCAGAGATGCAGGTTAAGCAGCTGCTTCCCGTGCCTCCATTCGTTGTCTTACCCACCCTCACTGCCCAAAAAATTGTTGGTAGCGAGCTGACATACCAAGAGATAGCTCAGGAGGTAGTATCCCTCCTAGTCGCGAAGCGCTATGCCGTACGCTCCAGCGCCCTTCTTGAAGACACGGGTACTTCCGCAATGGCAGGCCAGTTTTCCACCTTGCTTGGCGTTACTGCCGCAGATCTTCCCTCCGCCATAGAACGGGTCCTCTCCCATGCTGTCACGAAAACAGGTGACCCCGCCTTGTGCGCTGTGGTGATCCAAACCTTTGTGCCCGCCACCTACAGCGGGGTACTCTTTACCCGAAACCCAGAGGGAGGCCGCGAAGCAGTGGTCGAGTATGTGGCTGGCGCAGGAGAGGACCTGGTCTCTGGTAGGAAACAGCCAGAACGTGTGTCGCACACCTGGAACCAAGCACCTCCCCAACATCCTTCATGGCTGCCAGGGCTTCTCACTATCGCCAAATCTGTTGAAGATACTTACGGCGACCCACAGGACATTGAGTGGTGCGTTTTGAAAAATAAACTGCACATTCTCCAGTCACGGCCCGTCACCACCTGTGGTAAAGAGGTATTTGAGGCACACCTGTTTTTAGACCGCGCTACACCATCCACTCCTTTCACCTACGAACAGACAGAGGTGGCAGAGGTTGCCCCAAGGCCCACCCCCTTCACCCTGTCCCTCCTCAAAAAAATCTACGCACCTCAAGGGCCCGTAGAGAAAACATACCAAGCTGTAGGAGTAACCTACGCGTCTCACGATTTTTTGAGGACTGTTGGCAACCAGCTCTACGTTGACCGGGAAGTTGAGAAGAAGTGTTTCTTCCCCAGTAGAGGCTTCACGGCCAGCCGAATTGCCGCTAAAAACCGCCGGGCATTGCAGAAGTTGAAGCCTCAAGACCCACTCCTCCTCCGAAAAGAACTGGAGGATGTAGTCACTGAAGTGCTCCAAACGAATGATCCCAGGGGTACTATCGATACATTCCTCCGGGCATACGCCTCCCTCTTCCGGATAAACCTTACGGCCCAAACAGCGCTAGGAAAACTAGAGGCCGCAGGTAAGCCAATTAAAAAGAGCCTTTCCGAGCTCTTAGAAATCCCGGGCCATATCCCCGTGCCCCCACTGCCGGAACACTTTCTCCGTGACCTCAAGGGAAACTCTTTGGAAGTAACAGATGAAAGCCCCTTTCAAGTTTTACCCAGAAGGAACCAAGTTGCGCCAGGTTGGTTCTCAGCCTTGCCCACCTGGAAACAGGCCTACGTCCAGCCCTATGCAGATACGGCCCAGGCATATTTGGAGCTGCGGGAGCTTGTTAGGCAGTGCACCATTTGCCTAGTTAACCACCTGCGGAAAACCCTTTATCCCCTTGACCCATTCGTTACGGTAGAAGAACACCTTTCCGGGCAGCGGGTGAATTCAGGGACAAACAAGAAGGCGTGGGAAGCAGGAAATAAGTTTACCTTCCCCTCGCTCATCAGCAGCTACCACAACGAGAAAAGGGAAAGTCTGGGTATCTCACCGGGTACCGTTAGTGATTTAGCCGTACAGAGGGAGGGCCTACCAACCACCGGGAAGGCAATTCTTGTGACAGCCTTACTTACCCCGGATATTGTAGACCTCTTCCCCCATATCTCAGGGATCATTGCTGAAACTGGAGGCCTCCTCTCCCACCTGGCCATAATGGCGCGTGAGGCTGGTATCCCCGTAGTGAGCAACGTACGGAACAGCACAAGGTTCATCGGTAAAAAGGTCACCGTAAACGGAAGTGATGGCACCGTTATTATTCACGAGTAA
- a CDS encoding manganese-dependent inorganic pyrophosphatase — protein MAITVLGHINPDTDTTCSAIAYAWYLSETGNEAAAVSTGSLNKETELVLSRFKQETPPLLQGLTENHTIAIVDTNNPEELLPGWDKATIISIVDHHKLVGGISTPGPVSVIMQPVACTATLILGLMDQSNLTPSKEVAGIMLASIISDTLNFTSPTSTDTDKRAAERLAEIAGENMDELATDMFAAKSDLTGMSVHDILSVDSKVFTIGNEKIRISVLESTRPENALILRSELEAAMADLKEQDGLTAAWFFVVDILESKATLIAPSSHEKELAVKTFGLPFDGDLLVLPGVVSRKKQIVPNLESALS, from the coding sequence ATGGCCATTACCGTTCTCGGTCACATTAACCCTGATACCGATACCACCTGCTCCGCTATCGCCTATGCCTGGTACCTTTCAGAAACAGGAAACGAGGCCGCAGCCGTATCTACTGGCTCCCTCAACAAGGAGACGGAACTTGTTCTCAGCCGCTTCAAACAAGAAACTCCCCCGCTTCTTCAGGGACTGACTGAAAACCACACTATTGCCATTGTCGATACCAACAACCCAGAGGAGCTGCTCCCAGGCTGGGACAAGGCAACCATCATAAGTATTGTCGACCACCACAAGTTGGTGGGTGGCATTTCCACTCCTGGGCCAGTATCCGTCATTATGCAGCCTGTTGCGTGCACAGCCACACTCATCCTGGGCCTCATGGATCAGAGCAACCTTACGCCTTCCAAAGAAGTGGCAGGCATTATGCTGGCATCCATCATTTCTGACACGCTCAACTTCACCAGCCCTACTTCCACCGACACCGACAAGCGCGCCGCGGAACGGCTCGCAGAGATTGCCGGGGAAAATATGGACGAACTGGCAACCGACATGTTTGCTGCCAAGTCAGACCTTACCGGCATGAGCGTACACGACATTCTTTCCGTGGACAGTAAGGTTTTCACCATTGGGAACGAAAAGATCCGCATTTCCGTACTAGAATCTACCCGCCCTGAGAACGCCCTCATCCTGCGCAGTGAACTTGAAGCAGCCATGGCCGACTTGAAAGAGCAGGACGGGCTGACCGCTGCATGGTTCTTCGTAGTGGATATCCTTGAGTCGAAGGCTACACTCATTGCGCCAAGCAGCCATGAAAAGGAGCTGGCAGTGAAGACCTTTGGCCTCCCCTTTGATGGAGACCTTCTCGTACTGCCAGGCGTCGTATCACGCAAAAAACAGATCGTTCCTAACCTGGAATCCGCCCTTAGCTAG
- the dnaG gene encoding DNA primase encodes MDSTRNIPDEVKDRLTIEQVVGSYVPLKKAGRIYKALCPFHGEKTPSFTVSPDRGVFKCFGCGKGGDIFDFVSEIEGLTFPETLKLLADKAGVAMPEWKPERSNGQSGPGKARLFEINEFVANLWHKVLISHEKGQPAREYLAGRGISEESVRNFRVGYAPYGSGTGSALTQRQFSRLDLQAAGDPAKFQDRIIFPIADLTGKVVGFTGRLLELPDDPKDGASRGPKYWNTPETAVFIKSRTVYALHLAKHAIQKEGIAILAEGQMDVVALHQAGYTQAVASSGTALTQEQLKLIGRFAPVVAFAYDNDKAGREATKRGIELALENDLTPYVISMPSGNDPADVLQKDPAIWQEAYNGRAPFMEWLINQEVGQVTDLTAEKKKEVAITMVKWLGRLQSISEQDSWIPFIAARLQTDEKNIRLLFKSLFPNRPAAEQRQERVEQPHSDVINLAERALALLIAFPAAYPPLKVQLIQSLKLVPQTGLVEKIFPVIESHKEDTPFDELIDTLYKGDDRKELDLRIEDLLKPYNDIELTPSWAVTELSLILQRIRSDSRAQIKQHIAEEISRAQALGDSNKVRELFQELQNLI; translated from the coding sequence ATGGACAGCACAAGGAATATCCCTGATGAGGTTAAGGACCGCCTTACTATTGAACAAGTAGTAGGTTCTTACGTCCCCCTTAAGAAAGCCGGGCGCATCTATAAAGCGCTCTGCCCTTTTCATGGCGAAAAGACTCCTTCTTTTACCGTAAGCCCTGACCGGGGCGTCTTTAAGTGTTTTGGCTGCGGCAAAGGTGGCGATATTTTCGACTTCGTCAGTGAAATAGAGGGCCTCACCTTCCCGGAAACACTCAAGCTCCTTGCAGACAAGGCTGGCGTAGCCATGCCGGAATGGAAACCAGAGCGGAGCAATGGACAAAGTGGCCCAGGCAAGGCACGCCTCTTTGAAATAAACGAGTTTGTAGCCAACCTTTGGCACAAGGTACTCATAAGCCACGAGAAAGGCCAACCCGCCCGGGAATACCTGGCAGGACGCGGCATTTCAGAAGAAAGCGTCCGTAACTTCCGCGTTGGGTATGCCCCTTATGGAAGCGGCACAGGCTCCGCCCTTACCCAGCGTCAGTTTTCCCGCCTTGACCTACAAGCCGCTGGGGACCCAGCCAAGTTCCAAGACCGCATCATCTTTCCCATTGCAGACTTGACCGGCAAGGTAGTTGGCTTTACGGGCCGCCTTCTTGAGTTGCCCGATGACCCAAAAGACGGTGCCAGCCGCGGGCCAAAGTACTGGAACACGCCCGAAACTGCGGTTTTCATAAAAAGTAGGACAGTTTACGCACTCCACCTTGCTAAACATGCCATTCAAAAAGAAGGCATCGCCATTCTGGCAGAGGGACAAATGGATGTCGTAGCACTCCACCAAGCTGGGTATACCCAGGCGGTAGCATCTTCCGGCACTGCCCTCACCCAGGAGCAGCTCAAGCTTATTGGCCGTTTTGCACCAGTAGTAGCCTTTGCCTACGACAATGACAAAGCAGGCCGTGAGGCCACCAAGCGCGGCATTGAGTTGGCATTGGAAAACGACCTTACGCCGTATGTCATTAGTATGCCTTCCGGGAATGACCCGGCAGACGTCCTACAGAAAGACCCGGCTATCTGGCAAGAAGCCTACAATGGGCGCGCACCCTTTATGGAATGGCTCATCAACCAAGAAGTAGGCCAGGTTACAGACCTTACCGCAGAAAAGAAAAAGGAAGTAGCCATCACCATGGTGAAGTGGCTGGGGCGCCTGCAAAGCATTAGCGAGCAAGACAGCTGGATTCCCTTTATCGCAGCACGGCTCCAAACCGATGAGAAAAACATCCGGCTCCTCTTTAAGTCGCTCTTCCCTAACCGTCCCGCTGCAGAGCAACGCCAGGAACGGGTTGAGCAGCCTCATTCCGATGTCATTAACTTGGCAGAACGTGCGCTTGCCCTCCTCATTGCCTTCCCCGCTGCTTACCCGCCGCTAAAGGTACAACTCATTCAAAGCCTCAAGCTGGTACCCCAAACAGGATTGGTAGAGAAAATCTTCCCCGTCATTGAAAGCCACAAAGAAGACACCCCTTTTGATGAGCTTATCGATACCTTATACAAAGGCGATGACCGCAAGGAACTGGACCTGAGAATTGAAGACTTGCTCAAGCCCTACAACGACATTGAACTGACCCCTTCTTGGGCTGTAACCGAGCTTTCGCTCATCCTCCAACGCATCCGCAGCGACTCACGCGCCCAAATCAAGCAGCATATTGCGGAAGAAATAAGCCGCGCACAGGCCTTGGGAGACAGTAATAAGGTACGGGAGCTCTTCCAGGAACTGCAAAACCTGATATAG
- the rpoD gene encoding RNA polymerase sigma factor RpoD, translating to MTKRPPKAYVEERLDFVPEFQSLIRKGKVHGFITAKEIVQAFPEFENDIPQMDAFFYYCHERGIEIQESPSRLLAIPTDAQLAPVPEKGKKKSARAAVKHHSLIDEGPSRSEMEAADEDVPNLSDDSVRMYLREIGRIPLLNTEDEIKLAKRIAHGDQLAKKKLTEANLRLVVSIAKKYIGRGLSLLDLIQEGNLGLSRAVEKFDYTKGFKFSTYATWWVRQAITRAIADQARTIRIPVHMIETINKLIRVQRQLVQEYGREPSPAEIAKEMGIEEDKVNHIIKISQETVSLEAPVGEEEDSKLADFLEDKDSLSPEEAAIYELMKGHVEEFLSTLPPREQKILRMRFGLENGRSHTLEEVGQEFGVTRERIRQIEAKALKKLEKHELAHKLRDYL from the coding sequence ATGACAAAACGCCCCCCTAAGGCGTATGTAGAGGAGCGCCTTGATTTTGTTCCTGAGTTCCAAAGCCTAATCCGCAAGGGTAAGGTACATGGTTTTATTACGGCGAAGGAGATTGTACAAGCCTTCCCGGAGTTTGAGAATGACATCCCACAGATGGATGCGTTCTTCTACTACTGCCATGAACGAGGAATCGAAATCCAGGAGTCTCCTTCACGCTTGCTTGCTATCCCAACCGATGCACAACTTGCTCCTGTCCCTGAAAAGGGCAAGAAGAAGAGTGCTCGCGCGGCAGTAAAGCACCACTCACTCATCGACGAGGGACCATCCCGCTCCGAAATGGAAGCGGCCGATGAAGATGTCCCAAACCTGTCCGACGACTCCGTTCGCATGTACCTACGCGAAATTGGACGCATTCCCCTTCTTAATACGGAAGATGAGATTAAACTGGCAAAGCGCATTGCCCACGGCGACCAGCTAGCTAAAAAGAAGCTTACCGAGGCAAACCTTCGCTTGGTAGTTTCCATTGCTAAGAAGTATATCGGCCGTGGCCTCTCCCTTTTGGACCTTATCCAAGAAGGAAACCTAGGCCTTAGCCGTGCGGTAGAAAAGTTTGACTACACCAAGGGCTTTAAGTTTTCCACGTATGCCACTTGGTGGGTTCGTCAGGCCATTACCCGCGCTATTGCAGACCAAGCCCGCACCATCCGTATCCCGGTCCACATGATTGAGACCATCAATAAGCTGATCCGCGTCCAGCGCCAGCTTGTCCAGGAATACGGCCGCGAACCATCCCCTGCTGAAATTGCCAAGGAAATGGGCATTGAAGAGGACAAGGTCAACCACATCATCAAGATTTCCCAAGAAACCGTTTCCCTTGAAGCCCCTGTGGGTGAAGAGGAAGATTCCAAGCTTGCGGACTTCCTTGAAGATAAGGACAGCCTCTCCCCTGAAGAAGCTGCTATTTACGAGCTCATGAAGGGCCACGTTGAGGAATTCCTCTCCACCCTTCCACCTCGTGAACAGAAAATTCTCCGCATGCGTTTTGGTCTGGAAAACGGCCGTTCGCACACTCTTGAAGAAGTTGGTCAGGAATTTGGCGTCACGCGTGAGCGTATCCGCCAGATTGAGGCCAAGGCCCTCAAGAAATTGGAAAAGCACGAATTGGCACACAAACTGCGCGACTACCTATAG
- the ruvA gene encoding Holliday junction branch migration protein RuvA: MLGSLSGIVTARLDNRILLEVNGVGYWVHTGTWQPDGEVQAYLYHQVREDAQVLYGFADIPTLALFERLLTVNGVGPKAALAILSLGSIDRVEQAIRMGDAGFLSLAPGIGAKAAQKIILELRGKLPETTEQTSGHNDIMAALESLGYKAADINPILKQLPTDIKDLNEQIRWVLKNISR; the protein is encoded by the coding sequence ATGCTAGGGTCCCTTTCTGGCATTGTCACCGCCCGCCTGGACAACCGCATCCTCCTCGAAGTAAACGGGGTGGGATACTGGGTACACACTGGTACCTGGCAGCCAGACGGCGAAGTACAGGCCTACCTCTACCACCAAGTGCGGGAAGATGCCCAAGTCCTGTACGGTTTTGCGGACATCCCTACCCTTGCGCTTTTTGAGCGGCTTCTCACCGTCAACGGCGTTGGGCCAAAAGCCGCGCTTGCGATCCTTTCCCTGGGCAGCATTGACCGGGTTGAGCAGGCCATCCGCATGGGTGATGCCGGCTTCCTCTCACTAGCCCCGGGTATTGGCGCCAAGGCTGCGCAAAAAATCATCCTTGAACTACGCGGCAAGCTACCCGAAACCACTGAGCAGACATCGGGACATAACGATATTATGGCTGCCCTTGAATCACTGGGTTACAAAGCGGCAGACATCAACCCTATTCTCAAACAGCTCCCTACGGATATCAAAGACCTTAACGAGCAGATACGCTGGGTT